The DNA segment AGATTGAATAATAGAAAATATTCTATAAAGGGCTACATGAACTTATTAATTGTAATATTAATAGCCATTACATACTATAAATTTGTAGATAATTTAGATTCTATGTATAGAAATATAAGTGCCATAATAAACAAAGTATTAAGTATATTAAAGCCATTTTTGGGAGCATTAATAATAGCATATATATTAGATCCATTAGTTAAGTGGATAGAATTTAAAGTATTAAGTAGAATAAATAATATTAAAGATAAATATAAGAGACCTATAAGTATAGGTTTAGTTGTAGTGTTCATTGGAGGACTTGTTACTATTATACTTATTCTAATAATACCAGCTACCATAAGTAGTATTAAAGATTTAGTTAATAACCTTCCAAGTTATATAAATAAGACTGAAGATAAAATTTTAGAGTTAATTAACCTAATAGACAAAAAAGACTCATATAATTTTGTGCAAATATTAAATGAAAATATAAAAGAAATGTTTAATAGATTAGGACATATGGCAACTAATGGTATAAATAACATATTAGATGGAGTAGTTATATTTACATCTAAAACATTAAATATAGTATTAGCAGGTATAGTATCCTTTTATATGCTCATGTATAAGGATAGAATAATAAGTTCAACTAGACGTATATTAAGAGCCTATTTAGATGATGATACTGTGGATGGAATTGAGAAGTTTGTAATAGAAGGGGATAAAATATTTGTTAAATATGTTATAGGGAAATCTATTGATTCTTTAATCATAGGGATTATGGCATTTGTAATTTTAACTATTATTAAAAGTCCCTATGTATTATTAATTAGTATAATAGTTACTATTACAAATATGATTCCCTATTTCGGTCCATTAATAGGAATGATAGTAGGATTTATGTTTGTATCTTTTTACAGTAGCACTAAAGCTTTATGGGTACTCATATTATTATTCTTCTTACAACAGTTTGATAGTTTTTATCTAACTCCCAAAATTTTAGGAAATAAAATTGGAATAAATCCCATATGGATTATATTTTCTATCATATTAGGAGGAAGTTTGTTTGGTATAGTTGGCATGTTTTTGGGCGTTCCTGTCGTATCTGTAATGCTTATTACCTTTGACAAAGTAGTGGAAAAGAGATTGAAGAATAAAAATAAATTTAAAAAAGAATAGTAGACTAGATTATAATAGTTTAAATATAATACCTCTCATATATTTGTAAAAGGCGAATAAAATATATTAGTATGGTTCGGGAAAAGGCAAATATGTGAGGTGATAGTTTGATATTAATTGTAAGAAAAAGGTATATATATTTATCATTAATTATTATCATACTTATAGGTACATTGTTATTATTAATGCCAGATAAATTTATAAGTACTTTTAAATTTAATGTGAGTAAAGTAATAATATTAGATGCAGGCCATGGAGGAATAGATGGAGGGGCTGTGGGTAAAAATGGAACCACTGAAAGTAAGGTTAATTTACAAATAGCTTTAAGATTAAGGGAGTTATTAGAAGAACAAGGAATTATTGTGATCCTTACACGGGATGAAGATGTGGGATTATATTCTGATTCTGGAACCATAAGAAAGAAAAAAAATGAAGATTTAAGAGAACGCAGAAAAATGATGAATGGAAATAATGCTGACTTATTTATTAGTATCCATATGAATAGTTTTCCTGAATCTAAGTATTATGGGGCTCAAACCTTCTATCCAGAAAATTCTGAAGAAAGCGAATTGTTAGCTAAGTATATTCAAGAACAATTAAAAAAGGTTTTAAATAACAAAAATCATAGGGAAGCTAAATGTAAAAAGGATGTATACATATTAAAAGAATGTAGTATTCCAACGGTATTGGTAGAATGTGGTTTTTTAAGTAATTCACAGGAAGAAAAATTACTTTTGAACAATACATATCAAGAGAAGGTGGCCTGGGCCATGTATGTGGGTATATTAAAGTACTTTGAAGAAATAGATTAGGATACTTGTGGATAAAATGTGAACAAAAAAACTAAAAACTGCTAAAAGTCAGAAAATTACACGTATATAGAATATTATGTTTATCCACAATTTATACACTATGGAAATTAACATGTGTATGAATATGTGGATAAACATAGGTTACATTTATAAAATAATAGATTCAGGAATGTTTAGAAAATTAACATTTATAAATATAGATTATCCATAAAGGAAAAGCTATGTTTGTAAATGTCTTTTTTTGTAGATTTATTATGACAAAAAATTATCAAAATTATTAATTTAATCGTTGCCATGTGAGGACGAGGATAGTATACTGTTTATGAATATAACTGGATAAAAAAAGGGTGATATAATTATGGAGATTAGTGTATGTGTTGGAAGTGCCTGTCATTTAAAAGGATCCCAAAAGGTAATAAAGAGATTACAAGAACTTGTTAAGATGAAAAACCTTGAAGATGAGATAGTTATAAAAGCATCATTCTGCTTAGGTCAATGTAATGATTATGTATCTGTAAAGGTGGAAGATGTAATAAGTTCTGTAAATGAAAGTACTGTGGATAAGTTTTTTAATGAAAATATTTTAGGGAGGCTTTAAGGATGAACATTTTAAACTTTTCAAAAGCCAATTGTAAGAATTGTTATAAATGCTTAAGAAGCTGTCCTGTAAAAGCTATTAAAATTAAAAATGAACAAGCGGAAATTGTGAGTGAAAAATGTATTGGTTGCGGAAATTGCTTTAGGGTATGTCCACAAAATGCACGAAAAATTAAAAGTGATTTAGAAAAGGTTAAAGATGCTATTAAAGATGGTAAAAAAGTAATAGCTAGTGTAGCCCCTAGTTATGTAGGTGCTTTTAATATGAAGACTGTAGGACAATTTGCAACAGGGTTACTTAAACTTGGATTTAGTATAGTAGAAGAAACTGCTATTGGAGCTGAAATAGTATCAGAAATATATAAGAATAAGATAGAAAAAAATGATAAAAGAATACATATCACTACTTGTTGTCCAGCAGCCAATGACCTGATAGAAAACTATTATCCAAAACTAGTAGACTTTATGTTACCAGTAGTGTCACCTATGATAGCCCATGGAAAAATTATAAAAGAAAAGCATGGAAGGGATTCTTATGTAGTATTCATAGGTCCCTGTATTGCAAAGAAGTTAGAGGCTGTAGATTTTCGACATAATGATACAGTGGATGCAGTAATAACTTTTGATGAATTAGAAGAGTGGTTTCATAATAATAAAATAGAACTTGATCATTTAGATGAAAGTGATTTTAATAAAGGTTCATTCAAAAGGGGTAGAGCTTATCCCTTAGAATCAGTTTTAAATGATGAAAATGTATCTAGGGAGTACGAAATACTTAAGGTAAGTGGCATTGAAAATTGCATAGAAACTTTAGAATCTATCGAAAATAACTATTTAGATAAGGTCTGTTTAGAAATAAATACTTGTAATGGTAGCTGTATAAAAGGTCCAGCTATGACTGGAAAAAATTTTTACAAAGTAAAAAATGCAGTAAAGGACTATGTGAATGAAGCTAAAGAGAAAGAGACCTTTGAAAATTTTAATTGTAAAAATTTCAATAAAAAATTCTTAGATAAGAGTCCTATGAAAAAAGAAGCATCAGAAGAGGACATAAATGAAATACTTAGAAA comes from the Anaeromicrobium sediminis genome and includes:
- a CDS encoding AI-2E family transporter, producing the protein MNNRKYSIKGYMNLLIVILIAITYYKFVDNLDSMYRNISAIINKVLSILKPFLGALIIAYILDPLVKWIEFKVLSRINNIKDKYKRPISIGLVVVFIGGLVTIILILIIPATISSIKDLVNNLPSYINKTEDKILELINLIDKKDSYNFVQILNENIKEMFNRLGHMATNGINNILDGVVIFTSKTLNIVLAGIVSFYMLMYKDRIISSTRRILRAYLDDDTVDGIEKFVIEGDKIFVKYVIGKSIDSLIIGIMAFVILTIIKSPYVLLISIIVTITNMIPYFGPLIGMIVGFMFVSFYSSTKALWVLILLFFLQQFDSFYLTPKILGNKIGINPIWIIFSIILGGSLFGIVGMFLGVPVVSVMLITFDKVVEKRLKNKNKFKKE
- the cwlD gene encoding N-acetylmuramoyl-L-alanine amidase CwlD; this encodes MILIVRKRYIYLSLIIIILIGTLLLLMPDKFISTFKFNVSKVIILDAGHGGIDGGAVGKNGTTESKVNLQIALRLRELLEEQGIIVILTRDEDVGLYSDSGTIRKKKNEDLRERRKMMNGNNADLFISIHMNSFPESKYYGAQTFYPENSEESELLAKYIQEQLKKVLNNKNHREAKCKKDVYILKECSIPTVLVECGFLSNSQEEKLLLNNTYQEKVAWAMYVGILKYFEEID
- a CDS encoding (2Fe-2S) ferredoxin domain-containing protein, which produces MEISVCVGSACHLKGSQKVIKRLQELVKMKNLEDEIVIKASFCLGQCNDYVSVKVEDVISSVNESTVDKFFNENILGRL
- a CDS encoding [Fe-Fe] hydrogenase large subunit C-terminal domain-containing protein, with translation MNILNFSKANCKNCYKCLRSCPVKAIKIKNEQAEIVSEKCIGCGNCFRVCPQNARKIKSDLEKVKDAIKDGKKVIASVAPSYVGAFNMKTVGQFATGLLKLGFSIVEETAIGAEIVSEIYKNKIEKNDKRIHITTCCPAANDLIENYYPKLVDFMLPVVSPMIAHGKIIKEKHGRDSYVVFIGPCIAKKLEAVDFRHNDTVDAVITFDELEEWFHNNKIELDHLDESDFNKGSFKRGRAYPLESVLNDENVSREYEILKVSGIENCIETLESIENNYLDKVCLEINTCNGSCIKGPAMTGKNFYKVKNAVKDYVNEAKEKETFENFNCKNFNKKFLDKSPMKKEASEEDINEILRKIGKYEKNDELNCGGCGYNTCREKAQAVYEGMAELNMCLPFMRSKAEGLTNVIFEHSPNGIILINNDLKIKELNNKAEKLFHIKAHEVKNKPVQVILEDELFRRVLNTKESIIGKKIYYKEYNIVLFQSIIYLEKENILLAIMTNITEEEKHKQELTLVKENTIDAAQKVIEKQMRVAQEIASLLGETTAETKGILTKLKKIVLQENGDYR